CTCTCTATTATATTGTCACTTGAGCCTTCGTAAATAAACTTCTGAAGTTTTTCCTCTGGTGTTAACGTTTTCAATGTCGTTAAATTATCTATATCTATCACAAGTAAATCACTGTCATATCCTTTTTCAAAGCTACCTACCTTACCAAAAAAACTACCTCCACCTTTAGTAGCTAGATAGAATGCTTCTGATAATGTCAAAGGAGCTAATTCCTTTTGGTTTTGTAACCATACCATCTTTGATGTGTGTATTGCTCCTACCATTACTCGCGGAATACTAAGTATATGTCCTCCAGATATATCTGATCCAAGACCTACATTAACCCCTGCATTGAGATACTCTCTTATTGGACTCATTCCACTTGACAAGTTGAAATTGGAATATGGACAATGAGCTGCATAAACACCATTATCAGCCATTAAATCAATTTCTTCATCTGTATTATGAACGCAGTGAGCCATTATGGTCTTGCTTTGTCCAAATAAACTGAAATCATCATAGACAGATGCATAATTCTTAGAATTCGGATATAATTCTTTAACCCATTCTACTTCTGATGTATTTTCATTTAAATGTGATTGTACAGGTATATTATATTCTATAGCGAGATTTCCTAATTCTGTAAGCAACTCATCTGTGCATGTTGGAATAAATCTAGGTGTAATAATTGGTCTAACTAATTCCGATCTATCCTTGTATTCTAATATTAACTCTTTTGTATCTTTTATGGACTCATATGTATCTTCAGTTAAATTTGGTGCACTATTTCTGTCCATATTAACCTTACCTATATATGCACCAAGTCCTGATTCTATAAACATATCCATTAATAATTTAGTACTATTTAAAAATATTGTTGAGTATACAGCACTTCTTGTTGTACCTTCCTTCCAGATATCATTAATAAACTCCTTAAATACTCTCCTTGAATATTCAATGTCTTTATATTTACTTTCTTCTGGAAATGTATAGGTATTTAGCCACGGAATCAATTCCTTGTCCATACCCAAGCCCCTATTTGGATACTGTGGAGCATGAAGATGTACATCAACAAATCCTGGTATAATTATTTTACCAGAAAAATCATAAAAATCATAGTTTTTGTATAAATCTTCTAATTGGTGTGAAATCTTTACGACTTTACAGTTTTCGATTATAAGATATGAGTCTTCATATATTTCAAATTCGCCCTTAGTTGGAGTATGGATTATGTCCCCTTTAAACACAGATTTTATCACACTTATCACTCCCCAAAATAATATATGAAAGGATATGTTAAAATAGTACCATATAAATTATAGTAGAATTTGTAGAGTTTTAATATATTAAAACTCTACAAAAATAATTATTGATCTGACTCCCATCTCAGTGATCTTTGAACTGCATTTCTCCATCCTTTATATAATTTTTCTCTTTGGGTTTCCTCCATAAAAGGTTCAAACACTCTTTCAACTTTCCATCTACTCATTATATCTTGTTTGCTTTCCCAAAAACCCACTGCAATTCCAGCTAAGTAGGTTACTCCTAAAGCTGTTGCTTCAGTAACTTCAGGTCTCTCAACGTCAACATTTAGGATATCTGATTGGAATTGCATTAAAAAGTTATTTACCACTGAGCTACCATCAACTCTAAGTTTTTGTAATCTTATTCCCGAATCCTCTTTCATTGCCTCCAATACATCCCTAGTTTCATATGCAATTGCTTCTAGTGTAGCTCTTACAATGTGCTCTGCCTTAGATCCACGTGTCAATCCTACTATTGCTCCCCTAGCATACATATCCCAATGAGGTGCTCCTATTCCTGTAAAGGCTGGTACTAAATAGACTCCATTAGTGTCCTTCACCAATGTGGCCATAGTTTCTGATTCTGCAGCAGTTCGAATAATCCTTAATTCATCCCTAAGCCATTGTACTGCTGCTCCAGCAACAAATATGCTACCTTCCAATGCATATTCTATTCTACCATCTATCCCCCAAGCTATAGTAGTCAGAAGTCCGCTCTTTGACTCTACAAATTCATCACCTGTATTCATAAGCATAAAACAACCTGTTCCATAAGTGTTTTTTGCCATACCTGGTTTTAGACATGCCTGACCAAATAAAGCTGCCTGTTGATCCCCTGCTATACCTGCTATTGGAATTCTTGCTCCAAAGTCTCTTTCATCTGTATATCCATAAACTTCAGATGAATTTCTTACCTCTGGTAACATGCTTTCCGGTATTTCTAACTCTTTTAATAGCTTTTCATCCCACTTTAATTCCTTTATATTATAAATCATTGTTCTAGATGCATTTGTATAATCAGTTATGTGGACCTTACCCTTCGTCAAATTCCATATTAGCCATGTATCTATAGTGCCAAATAATAAATCACCCTTTTCTGCTAACTCTCTGGCACCTTCAACATTATCTAGTATCCACTTAATCTTCGTGCCAGAAAAATATGCATCTATAACTAAGCCAGTATTCTTTCTTACGTAATTTTGTAATCTCTTTTCCTTTAATTCATCACATATATTAGCACTTCTTCTACATTGCCACACAATTGCGTTACATATTGGTTTTCCGGTATGTTTATTCCAGACTACGGTAGTTTCCCTTTGATTAGTAATACCAATTGCTGCTATTTCCTCTGACTTTATACCTACCTTTTCAATTACTTCTCTGGATACCCCTATCTGGGTACCCCATATTTCCATAGGATCATGCTCTACCCAACCTGGTTCAGGAAATATCTGATTGATTTCTTTTTGTGCTGTTCCCACAACTTCGCCAGCATTATTGAATAATATAGCTCTGGAGCTAGTAGTTCCTTGATCAAGTGCAAGTATATACTTCTTATCCATCATTATTGCCTCCAATCTCTCTACCTTAATATTATCAAATTATGCATAACTTACACCATCAACTTACAAACCCCCAACTTCACAGCTACCAATAATTTGTAACTTGTCCAACTATTGAGGGTTTAAAACATGCTATTTATCATGTTATACTCTAAACAAGTTACAAAACAGTAACAAAACTATTACAAATTAATTACCACAAGGAGGATACTATGAAAAACAATAGAAAGTTAGTTTTCTTATTAGTTGCAGTTTTATTACTTAGTTCATCAGCAAGCTTTGCAGGTGGTTTTAACTACAGAGTTACAAGAGTTAACCTAAATAATAATGGTTACAGAATAAATGATTGCTTTGACAACACAAATTTGAATTTCAGAAACGCCTGGAATGTAATTATAGGTAACAATACGCCTTCAAGACCTGGCACAATAATAGAGGTACCAAACAAACCAGTTGATAAGGTAGAAGAACCTTCAACACCTGTAGAAGAACCAGAAACTCCAGTGGCACCAGAAAAACCTGTTGAGGAACCTGAAACACCAGTAGTACCAGAAACACCAGTTGAGGAACCAGAAGCTCCTATAGAAGAGCCAACTACACCAGTTGAAAAACCAGAGAAGCCAGTAGAAAGACCTACTTATCCTCCGGTTGAAGAGGAGAAAGAAGAAGAAGTTGAACAAAATTACTCAGGTTTATCAGCAGATGAAGCTGAAGTAGTTAGATTAGTAAATATAGAAAGACAAAAAGCTGGTTTACAACCTATGAAAGCTAGTTCAGAACTTTCAAATGTAGCTAGAATGAAATCAAAGGATATGGCAGATAAAAATTACTTTAGTCATACATCACCAACTTATGGTAGTCCATTTGATATGATGAAACAATTTGGAATAAGCTACAGAACAGCAGGAGAAAATATTGCAAAAGGATATTTAAACCCAGCATCTGTAATGAATGGATGGATGAATTCATCAGGTCATAGAGCAAATATACTTAATTCAAGCTTTGGAACAATCGGTGTAGGTGCTTATAAAGTTGGTAATACAATTTACTGGACACAAATGTTCACAAACTAAATATAAAAAAACTAATATATATCAAAAAGGACCTGTCAACTCAGGTCCTTTTTGAATTCAGTGAAAAAATGCAGATCCCTCGGCTATGCTCGGGTAAGCAGGACACCAAAATTATGATTTTCAATTTTGTGTGTATCGCTTAGTATGTTCATCTAATGACAGGATAATATCCACAAGGTGTTTCGTCATCTTAGCAGTAAAACCCCATATAATATAATCTTCGTATTTATAGAATAAAACATGATGCTTCCCTCTTTTAAAATTGTACTGTCTTCCATTAGGAATCAAAGAATATGGAAATTCATCATTTCCAACGGTTTGCAAATCCAATACATATTTATCCGGCTCATTTTCCATAAAAAATTCTAAGGGAACTGTGAATAAGTGGTCCACTTCATCCTCGTTTGGCTTAATGTTATCCACATTTACTCCACTAATTATTCCAAGAAAACAATGTATAGTAAAGTTTGCATAAGAAACTATATAGTCCAGTTCACCAACGACTTTAATATTATCTGTTTTAATTAATAATTCCTCTACTGTTTCTCTTATGGCAGTGTCTTTGAAAGTTTCATCTTCTTCAACCTTACCACCTGGAAAAGAAATCTCCCCAGGTTGAGACTTTAAACTCTTGGATCTTAATTCATAAATTACTTCCCAACGACCATTATTTTTAATTAATGGAATGAGAACTGAATACTTTTTCTCAACATCCATAGGCTTAGGAATTCTTTCACTAACATTCTTAATTAACTTGTCTATATTCATAGGTTCCCTCCCAAGCTAATGTCTATAGCAGTTCATAATAATATCTGCAATATTTAATAGAACTTCCTCCTTATTAAATATTGATGCTAAATCTACTTTTTCAAGTAATTTATTCAATTTACCATTATGCTCATATATATGGTCTATCTTACCAGGAGCACACTTTACCCGGTTCAATAATTCTTCATAGGAATATATATGAAATCTATCTAATCCTAAATTCTCAGCCTTTTTTTCTAATAAGGCCAAAATAAAATCTTCATAATCATAAGTTTTGTGAAGTCCTAAAACAGATGCTGTCCTAGGTATAATATATTCAAATAACGCTCTTCTATCTGGAATATTTGTTGTTTTAATCTGTTCTCTTAATTTATTTAATTGCTCTTGTGTGATATTTATCAACATATCAAAGAAAAAGTCTTCGCCTTTTGATTCAATATAATATTTCTTACCCTTTAAACCTCTTAGTGCCTTTAATCCATCATAATAGCCCAACTCAATATTTCTCCGGGCAATTTCATAATCAAAAGCAAAGGAATCCCCAATATCATCAGAAGGTGCTATTACAATAGCATTTATATTAGGATTGAGCCTTCTCGTTCTTCCTCTTCCATATGTACGAACAATAATCAAATCATCATATCCCTTTAACTGAAGTAATTTAAAAGGCAGATTATCATAAAATGCTCCATCTAAATATCTTTTACCACCAAGTTTCTCATTTTTAAATGCTGGAAGATATGCAGACGCTAATAGATAGTCTTTTAGTTCACCTTCTGGGATATCTTCCTTAAACACCTTTATGGGCTTTAAATCTGTCAGATTAATAGTGACCATTCCAAAATCCATATTGGAGCTTCTTATTTTCGATTCATCAATATAAGTAGCTAGTAAGTTCTTAAAGGGTGTTATGTCAAAGCCCCTATCTGTTATGACCAACTTTATTTTATCTGCTAATAATCTTAGGTCCTCTCTACCTAATCTTATCTTACGTAGTCTCTCCATCTCCTCATCATTAGCATCAATTACCATAGAATATTTAATATCATTCCAAAGTTTAAGTGCTTTTTCATAATCTCCTTGTACTATCATAGCACCATTTATAGCTCCTATGGAAGTACCAGCTATACCACCTATTTCAATACCTTCTTCCATAATAGCCTTATAGGCACCAATATGGTAAGATCCTTTTGCCCCACCACCTTCTAGCACTAACCCATACATAAAAACACCTCTAATAATAAATTAATTTACTTTAATTCTGATGTACAATGCGGACATCTTGTAGCTTTAATAGGTATTTCTGTTTTACAGAAATCACATTCCTTTGTTGTAGGCTCCTCAACCTTTGGCTCTTCCTTCTTTTTAAATTTACTGAACCATCTTATAGCTATAAATATCGAAAAAGCAATAATTAGAAAATCTATTACCGTACTTATAAACAATCCGTAGTTTAAAGTTGGAATACCTGCTTCATTTGCAGCTTGTATAGTAGCATATACATTTCCATCATCTTTAAGTTGAATAAATAAATTTGTAAAATCTAATCCTCCAATTAATAAACCTAATAAAGGCATTATAATATCATTTACAAAGGATGTTACTATTTTCCCAAAAGCTCCACCTATTATAACCCCAACTGCTAAATCTACTACATTTCCTCTCATGGCAAATTTTTTAAAATCCTTTATCATTAGCTTATCTTCCTCCTTTTATAATATTATATACCTCTAAATATATACCCTTTCTAAATATTTTAATGCATTTTGGTATATTGTCTTATGGTATAATGAAATTAAATTAATAATTTCAGGGAGGATATCATGTCTAAAAGAATAAGTTGGCAGGAATATTTTATGCAAATAGCTGAGCAGGTTGCAACCAGATCAACATGTGATAGGGCATGGGTTGGTTGTCTGTTAGTAAATGATGATAATAGAATAGTTTCGACTGGATATAATGGTTCTGTTTCAGGAAATCCTCATTGTGATGATATAGGCCATACTCTTAGAGATGGACATTGTATAGCTACAATCCATGCAGAAATGAATGCTTTATTATATTGTGCAAAGGAAGGAATCTCCGTTAAGAACTGTACAGCATATGTAACACATTTCCCTTGTCTAAACTGTACAAAGGCTTTAATTCAGGCAGGAATTAAGCATATTTACTACAGAAATGATTATAGATTAGATGACTATGCTGTTGAGTTATTGGAAAAGAATGGGGTAATATTTGAAAAAATTTAGCACAATTTGCGGTAAACCACCGCAAATTGGGTTAGGTCATAATTGCTTCCTTGGCCAATCTATCTGCTTCTTCGTTGTACTCAACTCCCGTATGGGCTTTTACTTTTACAAATACTACATCAAGTTTATCTTTTATACTATCGTAATATTCCTTATAATGTTTTGTCCCTTCTTTATTGGTTTTCCAATTACCCTTTGCCCAATTCTCAATTCCAGTATAGTCATAATATATGTATAAAATGTCCTTTCCATTTTGTATTGCTATATCCATTGCAATCATTGCGCCTTTTATTTCCCCTGCAACGTTTCTCATTTCTGCAAGTTCTTTGTCATCTTCCCTACCGTTGAAGGTTTCTTTGCCTTCTCTTGAAATTATCACTACTCCATAGCTATAGGTTCTTGACTTTAGATCAAAACTACCGTCAACATATGCTATAAGCTCATTATCCTTTAGATTATCCTCATCGGGTCTTCTAAAATCACCTTCATCTTGAATAAAATTTAATGCTTCATCATAGGTTGGGAATTTTTTATATTTAGAGCCTTTAAATCCTTTTACTTGTTTCTCACATTCAGCCCAGGTTTCATATATACCTGGAGTCTTACCTACTTTAACTGCATAATAAAACGCCATAATACACCCCTTAAATATAAATAAGTTTTTCTTAAGTTTCTTTATTATAACACAAATTTATATTACTTAAACTTATTTACGATGTAATGAAGTAAAGATACCCCATATTCTTTTATATTTTCCATTAACAAATGACAAAATCTTTTAAGATGTTATAATATTGGTATAATAATATTAACATATCCTAGGAGGGAAATTCACTTGAACATTAATATAATTGGAGTACCTGTAAATTATGGTTGTGATATAGATGGAGTTCAATTTGGCCCTAATGAATTGAGAAAGCTTGGATTAGTAGATGCTTTAAGTAATAATGGGAATAAAGTTTTTGATTTTGGTAATATTTATGTGCCTACATATACAGATGAGAGTAAGTTCAAATGGCATGATAAAATGAAATATCTAAATCCAATAGTTGATATTACAAGAAATTTAGCTCATGCTGTTTTTAATTCTTTACATTCTGATTGCTTTCCCTTTGTAATTGGAGGAGACCATTCTTTAGGAATGGGAAGTATAGCAGGTGCTAGTAAACATTTTAAGGAATTAGCAGTAATTTGGGTAGATGCACATGGAGATATAAATACTCCTGATACTTCTCCTACATGTAATATTCATGGTATGCCCTTAGCAGCTTCAATGGGTTATGGTTATAATATGACCACTAATTTATATTATGAGGGAATTAAAGTTAAACCCAGAAATGTTTATATAATTGGTGCAAGAGATTTAGATGAAGGTGAAATTAAACTGGCAGAAGAAACAGGATTAAACCTCTATACAATGGAAATAGTCAGACAAAGAGGTTTAGATACAATCTTACAAGAGGTAATAGAAACGATAAAAACATCTGGTGTAGATGGAGTTCATTTAAGCTATGATATAGACTGTTTAGATAGTAGCTTAGTACCAGGTACAGGAACCAAGGTAGATAATGGCTTTACCATAGGAGAAGGAAAAGAAATATTAAAAAGTCTTTTAAAAACAGGATTTGTAACTTCAATGGACTTCGTTGAATTCAATCCTAAAATAGATGATGAAGATAAATCAACCGCAAAGATTTGTAAGGATTATATTTATTTTATAGGAGAACTACTTTAAAACAGGAGATCCCTCGACTACGCTCGGGATGAAAAAGGGAGCACAGGATGACAAGAAAATATGAATAAAAGTAAGCGGTCAATAATCGCATGGATTTAAAAATTTTATAAACCATGAGATAATATCCTTTACAAAGCACTTTTAATGTTAACAAAGTGACTTTGTTAACATTAGAAGCATGGGAGGATGATCGTATTGACTACTATGAAAGCAGCTAAACATGAAATACAAAAAGAACAATGTCGAGAAATGATTAGAAGACATAAGCAGAGCGGATTACCTATTAGGCAGTGGTGTGAAGAAAATAATATTTCACAAGGAAAATACTACTACTGGTTAAGAGTCATCCGGCAAGAATCACTAATTCAAGCCGGAACGCTCGCTGTATCTGGACAAACTCATTTTGCTGAACTTAAAAAAACAATAGAACAAAATTCTCAATCTACCCATAATGGTACATGTGCCGTCCTTCGCTCAAATGGCAATGAAGTTGAAATTCTGAATGGTGCAGATCCGATAACATTAGAATCAATACTTAAAATTCTTAGAAGATCATGAAGGTTAAATTTCCTGATAACGTCAGGATATACATTGCATGTGGTCATACAGATATGAGAAAATCTATCGATGGTCTTTCGGCAATTGTATCTGGCAATTTTAAACTTGATCCATTTGAGAATGTACTATTTCTATTCTGTGGGCGAAGAAGAGATAGGATGAAAGCACTGTTTTGGGAAGGTGATGGATTCCTTCTACTTTACAAGCGACTCGAAAATGGAGTCTTTCAATGGCCTAAGACTACTAAAGAAGTTAGAGAAATTACACAGCAGCAGTATAGATGGCTTCTAGAAGGATTAACCATAGACCAGAAAAAAATTATTCATAAAGTAGAAAACAAAAAAGTATTTTAGGCTGAGAAAAACGTTGAATTTTCAACACTTTTCTCAGTTTTTTTCGTGCATTACTATGGACGTTATGGTATAATATTTGTAAAGGAAACTATTGGAAGAGGGCTGAAAATCAATGAATGTAGCTGCATCTGAAACATCTGCATTAATAGAAATAATTAAAGAACAGAATCTAACAATTTCAGCTCTTAGAAAAGTAATCGAAGAGTTAAATGTTGACTCTAAAATTCTTCATGAGCAAATTGACTTTCTAACAAAAAAGTTATTTGGCACAAAGAGTGAAAAGACAGCAGCAGTAATATCAGGTCAAATTGCTATTGATGGAGTAGATTTTGGTCAATTTGATGAGGCAGAAGTAGAGGCTAATCTGGAGGAAGTGGAGCCTGTAATTACAAAGAAAAGAACCCGTAAAGGATACTCTAGGGAGAAGGCGCTAATCAATCTTCCAGAAGAAGATAAAGTTTATACACTATCTGAAGAAGATAAAATATGTATAATTGATGGAGATAAGCTACATTATGCCGGTAAGAAATACATGCGCAGTGAAATCGAATATACTCCAGCAACAATGAAACTTGTGCACATCTATGAAGAAAACTGGGAATGCAGAACATGTCGTAAAGAAGGAAGAACCTATCTTAAACAGGCAAAGGTAGATGATGCACTTTTACAGCACTCAATGGCGTCACCATCTAGTGTTGCATGGACAATGTATCAGAAATATGTGAATCATGTTCCTTTATACCGCCAGGAGAAGGACTGGCAGAATCTTGGACTTGAGATTAAAAGAAGTACCTTATCTAATTGGATATTAAAGACAACTGAAGACTGGCTGAATAAAATGGTTACTAAACTTCATGAGCATCTACTTAAAGATAACTACCTACATGCTGATGAAACACCAATTCAAGTAATGAATGAAGATGGCAAGAAAAATACAACCAAATCATATATGTGGGTATATACGACTAGTAGCCATAGTGATAAGCAGATACGTATATTTGAATACCGATCTGGACGTGCTGGTTCCAATGCAGCAGATTTTCTGGATGGATACAAAGGATATCTCCATACGGACGGATATAAAGGGTATGGGAAGGTAAAAGGTGTAACTAGGTGTCTTTGCTGGAGCCATGCAAGAAGATACTTTACAGATTCACTACCTAAAGACATAAAAGGTACAGATGCTACACTGCCAAAACAAGGTTTAGCTTATTGCAATAAAATTTTTGAAATCGAAAAGGAATTAAAAGATCTGTCGCCAGAAGAACGTAAAGAAAAGCGCCTTAAACTGGAAAAACCAGTTTTAGAGGCTTATTGGTCGTGGGTTGATTCAAATATTAATGGAGTCTTGGCAAAATCTAAGATTGGACAGGCCTTGCAGTATGTAAAAAATCAGCAATCTGGATTAATGGCATATCTAGAAGATGGAAATTGTGAAATCTCAAACAATCTTGCAGAAAATAGCATACGTCCATTTACCGTAGGAAGAAAGAATTGGCTATTTGCAGGAAGCCCGAAAGGTGCCTCGGCAAGTGCAACGGTATATAGCCTAGTAGAAACAGCTAAAGCCAATGGTTTAAATCCATATAAATATTTACAGCTTCTGCTCACTACTCTTCCTAAAAAACCGTTTCAAGAAGATGATAGTTTATTGGATAATCTTCTTCCATGGAATCCGAAAGTTCAGGAAGTATGTAAAACTAAATAACATCGATGAATAAATTAATAACGCAGCCAAATTTGGCTGCGTTTACTATATATACATGTGATTATTTAACGCTTACGAATAAAAGACAAAAAAGAATGCTTAGGCATTCTTTTTTTATTCCTTGAATACCCTATATAGAGGCTATTTCGTTGCAATAGTGTGAAGCAATTGCTTCGTAATTCCTCTGATATTTAAAAAGCTACTAGGGGGTTGATTTGTGAGTTCTGCTATTATTCTTATATTATTAGGTTCAGGTATTTATCTTACCATTGGTACTAAATTCTTTTCTTTAACCAAGCTTAATTACATAGTTAAACATACATTCAATAACATGTTTTCTAAAAAAACTAGTGGAGTTGGAGATGTAACTCCCTTTCAAGCAGTATCTACTGCACTTGCTGCAACTGTAGGTACTGGCAATATATCCGGAGTTGCCACAGCAATAACTATAGGAGGACCGGGTGCTATATTCTGGATGTGGATTGCTGCAGTTTTTGGAATGACCACTAAATACTCCGAAGTTTTATTAGCAATTTATTATAGGAAAAGAACTAAGGATGGAAGATACGTAGGAGGTCCTATGTACTATATAGAAAATGGCTTGAAAATGAAATGGTTGGCCTGTATTTTTGCTCTATGTGCATCCATTGCTTCCTTTGGCATAGGAAATATGGTCCAATCAAATTCTGTAGCTGATTCCCTTAATGCTACTTTTAATATCAATCCTATTACTACAGGAATCATACTTTCATTGGCTACAACTTTAGTTATTATTGGTGGAATTAAAAGAATTGGTTCCTTTGCAGAGATATTTGTACCCTTCATGGCTGCATTATATATTATTGGTGGTCTAGTGATTTTATCAATTAATGTAAATATGATCCCAAAAATCATTACACTAATCTTTGATCATGCTTTATCAGGTCATGCTGCAGTAGGAGGCTTCACTGGAGCTACTGTTATGCATTCTATAAAAATAGGAGTTGCAAGAGGAGTCTTTACCAATGAAGCAGGGTTAGGAAGTGCGCCTATTGCACATGCAGCAGCTATAACTGATAACCCAGTACAGCAAGGTTTGTGGGGAATATTTGAAGTACTTGTTGACACTATAATAATATGTAGTATAACTGCTTTTGTAATTTTGGTTTCAGGTCTTTGGAATAGTGGCTTAACTGGAGCAGGGCTAACTACCGCAGCCTTTGAAACATTACTGCCAAATAGCGGATTTATAGTATCTATAGGAAGCTTATTCTTCGCTTTCGCGTCAATAATAGGTTGGGAATACTATGGTGAAAGATGCATAGAATATTTATTTGGTCATAAAGTTATTTTACCTTATAGAATATTGTGGAGCCTTATGTTAATAGTAGGTGCAATCAGTGACTTAACAGAAATATGGCTACTATCTGATGTCTTAAACGGTCTTATGGCTATACCTAATTTAATTGGAGTTATCTTTTTAAGTCCAATTGTTTTTAAACTTACTAATGATCACTTTAAGATAAATAAGGCTAATCACATTAAATGATTAGCCTTTAACTTTCTCTAGTATGTGCAATTCTACTAGCTGCAGCGGCTGCAATTGCGGCTACCAAGTCATCTAGAAACGTATTACACTCTACACCTTTCTTTGAATCCAATTCCTTAATTATTCCTATTTTCTCTTTATCCAGATAACCATAATTAGTAAGTCCAATAGTTCCATATACATTTACAATTGATAATGGTATGATTTCATCAATTCCATAAAGTCCTTCATCTGTCTCTACTATTGTTTGAAGAGGTTCCGGTAATAGCTTTTTTTCAGCCAATTCATCAAGTGCAATTCCAGTTAGGATAGCATGTATTATCTCCCTTTTACTTAATACTGCATCAATATTCTCTATACATATTTCCAAGGTTAAGCCAGGATAATATTTACTTTGTAAATACAACACTATCTCTGCAATATCCTCCAATCTTACCCCTCTTTTTTCAAGCATTTCAATAGATTTCTTCTTTAAATCTTCAGTTTTGTATCTCTCACTATACTTCAATTCTAAATTACTCATATCATCCCTCCATAGTTAGTCTAACCTTATAATACCCAATTTCTTAGCATCCTTCTCATAAAATAAAGGTTGTTAAACTTGATATTTTTGTAACCATGGTATATAATATGTTTTGTATCAAGATATTTTAAAAGGAAAGGAGTTTGAGAAAATGAAAAAGACATTATCATTAGCATTGATATTAGTACTTATAGCTACAACTTTAGTAGGATGTGGTGGTGCTAAATTAACTGACGGTACATACGAAGGTGAAGCACAAGGTATGGCACCATTAAAAGTACAAGTTGAAGTTAAAGAAGGAAAAATTGCTAGCGTTGAAGTTATAGAACATGCTGAAACTGAAGGAATTTCTGAACCAGCTTTAGAGCAAATTCCATCATTAATCGTTGAAAAGAACTCAACAGATGTAGATTCTATATCAGGAGCTACAGTTACAAGTGATGCTATTAAAGAAGCTGTTAACAAAGCTTTAGAAAACGCTCAATAATTATTAAAAACCCCCTCAATTATGAGGGGGTTTTATTGTTCTTTTTCTGTATTAAAGATGATAATATTATTCCAATTTCAAATAATATAAGCATTGGTATACCTAGTAATATCTGTGAT
The DNA window shown above is from Tissierella sp. Yu-01 and carries:
- the guaD gene encoding guanine deaminase, whose product is MIKSVFKGDIIHTPTKGEFEIYEDSYLIIENCKVVKISHQLEDLYKNYDFYDFSGKIIIPGFVDVHLHAPQYPNRGLGMDKELIPWLNTYTFPEESKYKDIEYSRRVFKEFINDIWKEGTTRSAVYSTIFLNSTKLLMDMFIESGLGAYIGKVNMDRNSAPNLTEDTYESIKDTKELILEYKDRSELVRPIITPRFIPTCTDELLTELGNLAIEYNIPVQSHLNENTSEVEWVKELYPNSKNYASVYDDFSLFGQSKTIMAHCVHNTDEEIDLMADNGVYAAHCPYSNFNLSSGMSPIREYLNAGVNVGLGSDISGGHILSIPRVMVGAIHTSKMVWLQNQKELAPLTLSEAFYLATKGGGSFFGKVGSFEKGYDSDLLVIDIDNLTTLKTLTPEEKLQKFIYEGSSDNIIERYVKGKKIERPYK
- the glpK gene encoding glycerol kinase GlpK; the protein is MDKKYILALDQGTTSSRAILFNNAGEVVGTAQKEINQIFPEPGWVEHDPMEIWGTQIGVSREVIEKVGIKSEEIAAIGITNQRETTVVWNKHTGKPICNAIVWQCRRSANICDELKEKRLQNYVRKNTGLVIDAYFSGTKIKWILDNVEGARELAEKGDLLFGTIDTWLIWNLTKGKVHITDYTNASRTMIYNIKELKWDEKLLKELEIPESMLPEVRNSSEVYGYTDERDFGARIPIAGIAGDQQAALFGQACLKPGMAKNTYGTGCFMLMNTGDEFVESKSGLLTTIAWGIDGRIEYALEGSIFVAGAAVQWLRDELRIIRTAAESETMATLVKDTNGVYLVPAFTGIGAPHWDMYARGAIVGLTRGSKAEHIVRATLEAIAYETRDVLEAMKEDSGIRLQKLRVDGSSVVNNFLMQFQSDILNVDVERPEVTEATALGVTYLAGIAVGFWESKQDIMSRWKVERVFEPFMEETQREKLYKGWRNAVQRSLRWESDQ
- a CDS encoding CAP domain-containing protein: MKNNRKLVFLLVAVLLLSSSASFAGGFNYRVTRVNLNNNGYRINDCFDNTNLNFRNAWNVIIGNNTPSRPGTIIEVPNKPVDKVEEPSTPVEEPETPVAPEKPVEEPETPVVPETPVEEPEAPIEEPTTPVEKPEKPVERPTYPPVEEEKEEEVEQNYSGLSADEAEVVRLVNIERQKAGLQPMKASSELSNVARMKSKDMADKNYFSHTSPTYGSPFDMMKQFGISYRTAGENIAKGYLNPASVMNGWMNSSGHRANILNSSFGTIGVGAYKVGNTIYWTQMFTN
- a CDS encoding CoA pyrophosphatase, with the protein product MNIDKLIKNVSERIPKPMDVEKKYSVLIPLIKNNGRWEVIYELRSKSLKSQPGEISFPGGKVEEDETFKDTAIRETVEELLIKTDNIKVVGELDYIVSYANFTIHCFLGIISGVNVDNIKPNEDEVDHLFTVPLEFFMENEPDKYVLDLQTVGNDEFPYSLIPNGRQYNFKRGKHHVLFYKYEDYIIWGFTAKMTKHLVDIILSLDEHTKRYTQN
- a CDS encoding patatin-like phospholipase family protein → MYGLVLEGGGAKGSYHIGAYKAIMEEGIEIGGIAGTSIGAINGAMIVQGDYEKALKLWNDIKYSMVIDANDEEMERLRKIRLGREDLRLLADKIKLVITDRGFDITPFKNLLATYIDESKIRSSNMDFGMVTINLTDLKPIKVFKEDIPEGELKDYLLASAYLPAFKNEKLGGKRYLDGAFYDNLPFKLLQLKGYDDLIIVRTYGRGRTRRLNPNINAIVIAPSDDIGDSFAFDYEIARRNIELGYYDGLKALRGLKGKKYYIESKGEDFFFDMLINITQEQLNKLREQIKTTNIPDRRALFEYIIPRTASVLGLHKTYDYEDFILALLEKKAENLGLDRFHIYSYEELLNRVKCAPGKIDHIYEHNGKLNKLLEKVDLASIFNKEEVLLNIADIIMNCYRH